One Panicum virgatum strain AP13 chromosome 9K, P.virgatum_v5, whole genome shotgun sequence genomic region harbors:
- the LOC120648274 gene encoding DNA replication licensing factor MCM4-like, whose protein sequence is MTPEPKRSGPDVRPAAAHPSVDQNRPRRYLAGHAAAVQGAARPAPSAPGPRALTRPPRTLRQGPASSMAGGGSLGRAALPEREVKRADPDPWQGREDELGRRGAGGPALDPEASKASAAGGGVGSGDRSAWRRCPGHPCSGPPWPTRSTRGDGDLGHHGEGGRGELRRWGGAGD, encoded by the coding sequence ATGACGCCGGAGCCAAAGAGGAGCGGACCGGACgtgcggcccgcggcggcccaCCCGTCGGTGGACCAGAACCGACCGCGCCGCTACCTCGCAGGCCACGCAGCCGCCGTGCAGGGGGCCGCGCGCCCCGCACCCTCCGCCCCGGGGCCGCGCGCCCTcacccggccgccgcgcacccTCCGCCAGGGGCCCGCCTCgagcatggccggcggcggctcccttGGCCGCGCAGCTCTGCCAGAGAGGGAGGTGAAAAGAGCGGATCCGGATCCATGGCAAGGGCGCGAGGATGAGCTTGGGAGGAGAGGAGCGGGAGGGCCGGCACTGGATCCGGAGGCCTCCAAGGCgagtgcggccggcggcggcgtcggctccGGCGACCGCAGCGCATGGAGGCGTTGCCCCGGCCACCCCTGCTCCGGCCCGCCATGGCCCACGAGGAGCACGCGAGGCGACGGGGATCTCGGCCACCACGGAGAGGGAGGGCGCGGGGAGCTCCGCCGCTGGGGAGGAGCAGGGGACTGA
- the LOC120648275 gene encoding uncharacterized protein LOC120648275 — protein MVDPVWEHGEKRGSGFKCKYCGTSKSGGGATRFKDHLAHRGHDVIDCPSVPPAVKNFFISELDKIKAKKYERQQDRRRRDAAARSTQYVDFEGEEEEEEEQDDELQQALRHSREEYEFRQRAGPRYERGGGSGSGQARDPGGGSRPIGRMFSRSRSHIPERARDYNLATASGPRQQRIDTGPWTSKGRTARELLGRAWSKACHSVGIPGRKVDDPYFRAAIIETQKQGTGVTIPTGRDIDGKYLSENVEEIKKEINKWKQEFPEYGATIICDSWTGISRNSVINFLVYCNGMMYFWKSIDVTGKIQDHHLILKEITIVLNDIGPEDVIQIVTDNGSNFKKACKLLAEEYPHIVWQPCLAHTINLILKDIGKWDDHKAMIQSAQYICQWLYNSNSVHSMFKSATGGELVKWNATRFGTNYMFLESFMKKKDQFMIWMMSTEYRSSRHYKTEAGKYAFECMTSVQWWANMQYVINDVEPLYSFLRFADQDKTPTLGEVLMEYGSLKRTYHTRFHSDMARCDRIMEIVDRRLASVFEENVFGDLRKGLEKLFDIDRAARALQENTTSSDSS, from the exons ATGGTTGACCCTGTTTGGGAGCATGGAGAAAAAAGGGGATCGGGTTTCAAGTGCAAGTATTGTGGCACATCAAAGAGCGGTGGAGGGGCAACACGGTTCAAGGACCACTTGGCACATAGAGGTCATGATGTTATTGATTGCCCTTCGGTTCCCCCCGCGGTGAAGAACTTTTTCATTAGTGAGTTGGACAAGATAAAGGCGAAGAAGTATGAAAGACAGCAAGATAGGCGTAGGAGAGATGCTGCAGCTCGAAGTACTCAATATGTTGACTTTGaaggtgaggaagaagaagaagaagagcaggaTGATGAGTTGCAGCAAGCTTTGAGACATTCACGGGAAGAGTATGAGTTTAGGCAAAGGGCTGGTCCAAGGTATGAGAGGGGTGGTGGTTCTGGATCAGGCCAGGCACGGGATCCAGGTGGTGGCTCTAGACCAATTGGGAGGATGTTTTCTAGGAGTCGGTCACATATCCCCGAGCGGGCAAGGGACTATAACCTTGCTACTGCTTCCGGACCGAGGCAGCAGAGGATTGATACGGGGCCTTGGACGTCTAAGGGGAGGACTGCGAGAGAGTTGCTGGGTAGGGCGTGGTCAAAGGCTTGCCACTCCGTTGGTATTCCTGGACGGAAGGTAGATGACCCTTACTTTAGGGCGGCCATCATAGAGACACAGAAACAAG GTACTGGGGTCACGATCCCAACTGGGAGGGACATTGATGGAAAATATCTTTCAGAGAACGTGGAGGAGATAAAGAAGGAGATCAACAAGTGGAAGCAAGAGTTCCCTGAGTATGGTGCCACTATCATATGTGATTCATGGACCGGTATTTCTCGCAATAGCGTAATCAACTTCTTGGTATATTGCAATGGAATGATGTACTTCTGGAAGTCTATTGATGTAACTGGAAAAATACAAGATCATCATCTCATACTTAAG GAGATAACAATTGTTCTGAACGATATAGGGCCAGAAGATGTGATTCAGATAGTCACTGATAATGGCAGCAACTTTAAGAAGGCTTGCAAGCTGTTGGCAGAGGAGTACCCTCACATTGTGTGGCAGCCATGTCTTGCCCACACGATCAACCTCATTCTTAAAGATATTGGAAAGTGGGATGATCACAAGGCCATGATTCAGAGTGCCCAATATATTTGTCAATGGTTATACAATTCTAATAGTGTGCACTCCATGTTTAAGAGTGCCACTGGTGGGGAGCTAGTTAAATGGAATGCAACAAGATTTGGCACTAACTATATGTTTCTGGAGAGTTttatgaagaagaaagatcaattTATGATATGGATGATGTCAACTGAATATAGATCATCACGCCACTACAAGACTGAAGCAGGCAAGTATGCATTCGAATGCATGACCTCTGTTCAATGGTGGGCAAACATGCAGTATGTTATTAATGATGTGGAGCCTCTCTATTCTTTTTTGCGATTTGCTGATCAAGACAAGACTCCAACTTTGGGTGAAGTTCTTATGGAGTACGGCAGCCTCAAGCGTACATATCATACCCGGTTCCATTCAGATATGGCAAGGTGTGACAGGATCATGGAAATTGTTGACAGAAGGTTGGCTAGTGTGTTCGAAG AAAATGTCTTTGGAGACCTTCGGAAAGGGCTGGAGAAACTTTTTGACATCGACAGAGCAGCACGTGCACTACAAGA AAACACCACATCTTCAGATAGCAGCTAA